From a region of the Solanum stenotomum isolate F172 chromosome 2, ASM1918654v1, whole genome shotgun sequence genome:
- the LOC125854621 gene encoding uncharacterized protein LOC125854621: MKRLCKSSNKSVVELSEDIIIEILHRLPSKSLARFIRVSKHWQKCIADPSLAYSCRSQRWSPHPYMIGFFCQSRVIGSEIRFLDLSRKTSSEVIDGSLDELVNFLGRRLYIIASSNGFLLIAEKRSNQRVYYVYNPATRQHFSVPVTETSCMKVAAIGFDCKVDDPEKDVISFTIVRYEIWYFLRSSVTIESFSSETNVWTTIYLTLDVPIKVCLSCYRKLASAGVIDGVFCWIDHGAQILFYDSVNRHFWALRVNALEPWYLGVSGGVLCYASLYEGKITMWCLENNIRSPDAVWVRKYDANLIDALRNNPPLGLEAAVMCVDIHPANPHIVYLKINGTIVSYDLEKNIMEFLYEIGDGNYLFFTYEWHQWPRLL; this comes from the coding sequence ATGAAACGTCTATGCAAATCGTCAAATAAAAGCGTAGTTGAGTTGTCTGAGGACATCATAATTGAAATATTACATCGTTTGCCTTCAAAATCTCTGGCAAGGTTTATACGTGTGAGTAAGCATTGGCAGAAGTGTATTGCTGATCCATCTTTGGCTTATAGTTGTCGTTCTCAACGATGGAGTCCTCACCCTTACATGATAGGTTTCTTTTGTCAAAGTAGAGTCATCGGCTCTGAAATTCGTTTTTTAGACTTGTCGAGGAAAACATCATCAGAAGTGATTGATGGTAGTTTAGATGAGTTAGTCAATTTCCTTGGCAGGAGATTGTATATTATTGCATCCTCTAATGGTTTCCTTCTTATCGCTGAGAAAAGATCAAATCAGAGGGTTTATTATGTTTATAATCCTGCAACGAGGCAGCATTTTTCCGTCCCTGTAACTGAAACATCCTGTATGAAAGTAGCAGCCATCGGATTTGATTGTAAAGTAGATGACCCTGAAAAAGATGTGATCTCCTTTACTATAGTTCGTTATGAAATATGGTATTTTCTTCGTTCGAGTGTAACAATTGAAAGCTTCTCTTCTGAGACTAATGTGTGGACTACCATCTATCTCACGCTAGATGTACCTATCAAAGTCTGTCTTTCATGTTATAGGAAATTAGCATCAGCTGGGGTAATCGATGGAGTATTCTGTTGGATTGACCACGGAGCACAGATCCTTTTTTATGATAGTGTCAATAGGCACTTCTGGGCTTTGCGAGTGAATGCCTTGGAACCTTGGTATCTTGGAGTATCGGGTGGAGTTCTCTGTTATGCATCGTTGTACGAGGGAAAGATTACTATGTGGTGCCTTGAGAACAATATTCGTAGTCCAGATGCAGTATGGGTCAGGAAATATGATGCAAATTTAATCGATGCATTAAGAAATAATCCTCCATTGGGTTTAGAAGCCGCGGTCATGTGTGTGGATATTCATCCTGCTAATCCACACATCGTTTATCTGAAAATAAATGGCACCATTGTTTCATATGACttggaaaagaatattatggAATTTTTGTATGAAATCGGAGATGGAAACTACTTATTCTTTACTTACGAGTGGCATCAATGGCCTCGTCTTCTCTAA
- the LOC125854368 gene encoding receptor protein kinase CLAVATA1: MSLPKKISLFLQIFIFLVFTINANSDLETLLKLKESMVAPGTSALLDWNNNTNYPFSHCSFSGVTCNNNSHVISINITNVPLFGTIPPEIGLLQNLENLIIFGDNITGTLPLEMSQLSSIKHVNLSYNNFSGPFPREILLGLIKLESFDIYNNNFTGELPIEFVKLKKLETLHLGGNYFHGEIPEVYSHIVSLKWLRLEGNSLTGKIPKSLALLPNLEELRLGYYNSYEGGIPSEFGNISTLKLLDLGNCNLDGEVPPSLGNLKKLHSLFLQVNRLTGRIPSELSGLESLMSFDLSFNQLTGEIPESFVKLQNLTLINLFKNNLHGPIPPFIGDLPNLEVLQIWGNNFTLELPENLGRNGRFLFLDISVNHFTGRIPPDLCKGGKLKTLILMENYFFGPIPEQLGECKSLTRIRVRKNYLNGTIPAGFFKLPALDMLELDNNYFTGELPTEINANNLTKLVLSNNWITGNIPPSLGNLKNLVTLSLDMNRLSGEIPQEIASLNKLVTINLRGNNLTGEIPSSIALCSELTLVDLSRNQLVGEVPKEITKLNSLNALNLSRNQLSGAIPGEVGVMNGLTVLDLSYNDLSGRRPTNGQLKFFNDTYFVGNPKLCSPHATFCPSASNSPQNALKIHAGKFTTTQLVITIIILVTVALLLAVTVLFIKKEKFKNSKLWKLTAFQKLDFRAEDVLECLKEENIIGKGGAGVVYRGSMSNGIDVAIKKLVGRGTGHHDHGFSAEIQTLGRIRHRNIVRLLGYVSNKDTNLLLYEYMSNGSLGEMLHGAKGAHLKWETRYRIAVEAAKGLCYLHHDCSPSIIHRDVKSNNILLDSDYEAHVADFGLAKFLQDAGASECMSSIAGSYGYIAPEYAYTLKVDQKSDVYSFGVVLLELITGHKPVGEFGDGVDIVRWVNKTMSELSQPSDAASVLAVVDSRLHSYPLASVINLFKIAIMCVEEESCARPTMREVVHMLTNLPQSTTTTPTLLAL; this comes from the exons ATGTCACTCCCCAAAAAAATATCCCTTTTCCtccaaattttcatctttttggtTTTCACTATTAATGCAAACTCTGATCTTGAAACCCTTTTGAAGCTCAAAGAATCCATGGTTGCTCCTGGAACTTCTGCACTTCTTGATTGGAACAACAACACAAATTACCCTTTTTCCCATTGTTCTTTTTCTGGTGTTACATGTAACAATAACTCTCATGTTATATCTATAAACATCACTAATGTTCCTCTATTTGGTACTATTCCACCTGAAATTGGTCTTTTacaaaatcttgaaaatcttattatttttggtgATAATATTACTGGTACACTCCCTTTAGAAATGTCACAACTTTCTTCTATTAAACATGTTAATCTTTCTTACAACAATTTTTCTGGTCCTTTTCCTAGAGAAATCTTGTTGGGGTTAATAAAGCTTGAATCTTTTGACATTTATAACAACAATTTCACTGGTGAACTTCCTATTGAGTTTGTAAAGTTGAAAAAGTTGGAAACTTTACATCTTGGTGGAAACTATTTTCATGGTGAAATACCAGAAGTTTATTCTCATATTGTAAGTTTAAAGTGGTTGCGTTTAGAGGGAAATTCACTTACTGGGAAAATACCAAAGAGTTTGGCTTTGTTACCAAATCTTGAAGAACTTAGATTGGGTTATTATAATAGTTATGAAGGGGGTATTCCATCTGAGTTTGGTAATATTAGTACACTTAAACTTCTTGATCTTGGAAATTGTAATCTTGATGGTGAAGTTCCTCCAAGTCTTGGAAATTTGAAGAAGTTGCATAGTTTGTTTCTACAAGTGAACAGACTTACAG GTCGCATACCTTCTGAACTATCTGGTTTAGAGAGTTTGATGTCATTTGATTTGTCTTTTAACCAACTGACCGGAGAAATACCAGAGAGTTTTGTGAAGTTGCAGAATTTGACATTGATTAACTTGTTTAAAAACAACTTGCATGGTCCAATTCCCCCGTTTATTGGTGACCTTCCAAATCTTGAAGTGTTGCAAATTTGGGGAAACAATTTTACTCTCGAATTACCCGAAAATCTTGGGCGTAACGGGAGGTTTTTGTTTCTTGATATTTCTGTTAATCATTTTACTGGAAGGATACCACCTGATTTGTGTAAAGGAGGGAAGTTGAAGACACTGATTCTAATGGAGAATTACTTCTTTGGTCCAATTCCTGAACAACTTGGTGAGTGCAAATCGCTTACTCGAATTCGCGTTAGGAAGAATTATTTAAATGGTACTATTCCAGCTGGTTTTTTCAAGTTACCTGCATTGGATATGCTTGAACTTGACAACAACTATTTCACTGGTGAGCTGCCAACGGAGATAAACGCGAATAATCTCACTAAACTTGTACTTTCCAACAACTGGATCACGGGGAACATTCCTCCGTCATTAGGGAACTTGAAGAATCTAGTCACTCTATCACTTGATATGAACAGATTGTCCGGTGAAATTCCTCAAGAAATTGCGAGTTTGAATAAACTCGTGACCATCAACTTGAGAGGCAACAATTTAACAGGTGAAATCCCGAGTTCAATTGCGCTTTGTTCAGAGCTAACATTGGTTGACTTGAGCAGAAATCAACTGGTTGGTGAAGTGCCAAAAGAAATCACCAAGTTAAATAGCTTGAACGCGCTGAACTTGTCAAGAAACCAACTGAGTGGCGCCATTCCTGGAGAAGTCGGAGTGATGAATGGCTTGACAGTTTTGGATCTTTCTTACAATGATCTTTCTGGAAGGAGACCGACCAACGGACAACTAAAGTTCTTCAATGACACTTATTTTGTAGGAAATCCAAAACTCTGTTCGCCTCATGCTACTTTTTGCCCGTCAGCTTCCAATTCACCACAAAACGCGCTCAAAATCCATGCTGGGAAGTTCACAACTACCCAATTGGTGATTACAATAATCATCTTAGTCACTGTTGCATTGCTGTTGGCAGTTACCGTGTTGTTCATCAAGAAGGAAAAGTTCAAGAATTCGAAACTTTGGAAGTTAACAGCATTCCAGAAACTTGATTTCAGAGCTGAGGATGTTTTGGAGTGTTTAAAAGAGGAGAACATAATTGGGAAAGGTGGAGCTGGCGTTGTGTACCGAGGGTCTATGTCAAATGGCATCGACGTTGCAATTAAGAAACTTGTAGGCCGAGGAACCGGACACCATGATCACGGATTCTCAGCTGAAATCCAAACACTAGGAAGGATCAGGCACAGAAACATCGTTCGATTACTAGGATATGTCTCAAACAAAGACACAAACTTGTTGTTGTACGAATACATGTCGAATGGGAGCTTAGGTGAAATGTTACATGGTGCCAAAGGAGCACATTTGAAATGGGAGACGAGGTACCGTATTGCTGTGGAAGCTGCAAAGGGATTGTGTTATTTGCACCATGATTGTTCGCCTTCGATTATTCATAGAGATGTCAAGTCCAATAATATTCTGCTGGATTCTGATTACGAGGCTCATGTTGCTGATTTTGGCCTAGCCAAATTCTTGCAGGATGCTGGTGCATCAGAGTGCATGTCCTCTATTGCTGGCTCATATGGTTACATTGCTCCAG AGTATGCATACACATTGAAAGTTGACCAAAAGAGTGATGTATACAGTTTTGGAGTTGTACTGTTGGAACTTATCACAGGTCACAAGCCAGTTGGTGAATTCGGAGACGGTGTAGATATAGTCAGATGGGTAAATAAAACAATGTCCGAATTATCTCAGCCGTCTGATGCAGCCTCAGTTTTAGCAGTTGTTGACTCGAGGCTACATAGTTACCCTCTTGCAAGTGTTATCAATTTGTTCAAGATTGCTATAATGTGTGTTGAAGAAGAGAGTTGTGCTAGGCCTACTATGAGGGAAGTTGTTCACATGCTTACAAATCTTCCTCAGTCTACTACTACTACTCCTACTCTCCTTGCCCTTTGA